The sequence below is a genomic window from Rhizobium sp. NXC14.
TGGAGAGCGCCAAGAGCAAGGGCGGCAAGGCGCTGGCCTCGGCAAAGCCCTTCGCCGTCGCCTACGGCGCTGGCAATGACCAGGTCTACCGCGCCCGTTTCGGCGGCTTTGACGATCAGCGCGATGCGGTCAACGCCTGCAAGGCCTTGAAGAAGGCCGGCATCAAGTGCTGGGCAGCCGCACAATGAGCTATTCGGTGCCGTCCGCGACAAGGCCGGCGGCACCCCTAACGGCCGGAATCGGTGTTTGCGTTTCCGGCCACCGGTTTTGAACTCGATCAGTAGTGCGTACGGGGAAAACAATGGCGATCAATGAGAATGTTCCGGGAATGCCAGGCGACCGCCGCCGCGGGGCCAAAGGGCGTTCACCCCTGCATCCGCTGCACGAAGCGGCTCTGCGACTTGCCGAGATCGGTCTGCAACGACCGAGGGCGAAGTCCGCCAAGACCCGGGATCTCATCAACCTGCTGCTTTGCCACGGCGCCCGCGCCTGGCGCTATTCGCAGCCGGAAGCCCGCATTCATCTGCATGTGACGTCGCCGGACGGCAGCGCCCCGGTGCAACTGCGCCTGCGCTGAAATCCACACGCCGTTGTCCGAAACCGGCATTTAGAGCCTGCTGCTTTCATACGGAAGCATATCCTGAGTTTGTGAGGTAGTTTGCGCATTCTGCTGGCGAGAAGCAGTCGAGCATTTCACCAGCCTTGCGCCATGTCGCTTCGACTGTGCGAGGCTGTTCTCTCCTAATTAGGTGCTTGAGCTTGGCAAAGACTTGCTCGATGGGATTGAGGTCCGGGCTGTAAGGCGGCAGGAAGAAGAGGTGCGCGCCTGCGGCCCGGATGGCACGACGGACAGCTTGGCCCTTATGGCTGCCGAGATTGTCGAGGATGACGATGTCGCCCTTGGCGAGCGTGGGCACGAGGATCCTCTGGATATAGAGGGTAAAGAGTTCGCCGTTGATCGGCCCATCGATGACCCAAGGGGCGTCGATGCGGTCGCAGCGCAAGGCGGCAATGAATGTCAGGGTTTTCCAGTGCCCATGCGGAACCGCGGCACATAGGCGTTGACCACGCGGTGCCCACCCCCTGAGGGGCGCCATGTTGGTCTTGATCCAGGTCTCATCGAGAAAGACCAGCCGCTGCGCTTCGATCCGCCGTTGATGGGTCTTCCAACGCAACCGTTTCCTGGCGATATCCATCCGCGTCTGCTCGGCCGGCAGAACCGTTTTTTTTGAAACTCAGGCCCTCGGCCCGGACGAACACCCAAACGGCGCGTCGCTCGGTCTTGATACCGCGTTC
It includes:
- a CDS encoding IS630 family transposase (programmed frameshift) encodes the protein MTHPYSEDLRERAMARLNTGETIRSIAAALAIAPSCVSKWKKRLAETGALTPGRVGGRKQRTLSGERADWLRQRCRSGPFTTRGLVAELAERGIKTERRAVWVFVRAEGLSFKKTVLPAEQTRMDIARKRLRWKTHQRRIEAQRLVFLDETWIKTNMAPLRGWAPRGQRLCAAVPHGHWKTLTFIAALRCDRIDAPWVIDGPINGELFTLYIQRILVPTLAKGDIVILDNLGSHKGQAVRRAIRAAGAHLFFLPPYSPDLNPIEQVFAKLKHLIRREQPRTVEATWRKAGEMLDCFSPAECANYLTNSGYASV